ACGTGCTTTTCCCTGCCGAGCTTTTCCTTCAGCTCATCGCCGTACTTCCAGAGTATCCGCCGTGGATCGAGGAGGAGGTCTCTCTCTATGCCGTCGAGGATTTCGCCGAAGTCCCGGACGAACTCTCCCTTTTTCTCCCCTTCCTTCCCGAATAGCGTGAATCTACCCGTCTGCCACTCGCGGAGGAACCATCTCGCCGTCTCTTCGATGTCGACTTCGCCACCGGCCTTTATGAGACCCCTCTTTTCTCCTATCGCCCTGAGTATCTCCTCCTCGCTCTCAAACTCAGTTATCCCGAACTTCTCGGTTATGGCCTCTTTTCTGGTCTCGATGATCCTTCCAATGAGCTTCAGGGCTGGTTTAACCGGCTCCTCTATCTTGTCGGCGGGAAAGCCGCCCTTAATGACCAGCTCGTCGAAGTCGTCTATCGGAATAACCCCCGGACTGTCCAGGAGCCATATCTTCTTGCTCAGCCTTATGAGCTGCTTTCCCTTCGTGTAGCCAGGAATCGGGGCGGTTCCGACGGCCCTTTTACCCTTCAGGGTGTTGATTATCGTGCTCTTGCCTACGTTTGGGTAGCCTATGAGGGCCACCTTGACCCTTTCCTGCCCCTCAAGGAGTGGCTTTGCGAGCTTTTTGATCTCCTTTCTAAGGATTCCGGTTCCCTTTCTCTCGCGGGCGGATATGAAGACGACCGGTATCTCGCTCTTCCTCTTGTACTCCTCGGCCCACTCCTTTGGAACCAGGTCGGCCTTGTTCATGACGATGAGAAGGGGCTTTCCCTCTTCCAGGATTATCCTCTCCAGCTTCCTGTTGCGCGTCCCTATCGGGTCTCTCGCATCGACCACCTCGATCACTAGGTCGGCCTCATCCACTACCTCCCTCACCACTCGCCACGCCTTTCTCGCCTTCATCTCGCACCACCGTTATCTCAAAGATCACAGTCCCGCCGTCGGTGTATGGCGGCCCGGGATCGAGGCACTGGATATAAGCCTTCTCCCCCCTGCCAAGGCCTAGTTCGCTCGGCTTAATACCCTTTCGCAGCGCAACTATGTACGGCAGCAGCGATGCAAAGGCATGGGTGCA
This window of the Thermococcus siculi genome carries:
- a CDS encoding GTPase; the protein is MKARKAWRVVREVVDEADLVIEVVDARDPIGTRNRKLERIILEEGKPLLIVMNKADLVPKEWAEEYKRKSEIPVVFISARERKGTGILRKEIKKLAKPLLEGQERVKVALIGYPNVGKSTIINTLKGKRAVGTAPIPGYTKGKQLIRLSKKIWLLDSPGVIPIDDFDELVIKGGFPADKIEEPVKPALKLIGRIIETRKEAITEKFGITEFESEEEILRAIGEKRGLIKAGGEVDIEETARWFLREWQTGRFTLFGKEGEKKGEFVRDFGEILDGIERDLLLDPRRILWKYGDELKEKLGREKHVGTREIEGFTVGIATGFKKCDSAVKFLEELTGKHALASECFGKKWKGVVVIME
- a CDS encoding TIGR04076 family protein, whose amino-acid sequence is MEKLEVRVIEIRGKCPVFRVGDRIVIEGPEINLRETDAVCTHAFASLLPYIVALRKGIKPSELGLGRGEKAYIQCLDPGPPYTDGGTVIFEITVVRDEGEKGVASGEGGSG